The region CGGCCGCCCTCGAGCAGACGCTCCCGCTGGTTCCGGCCGTCCGGACCGTACGGATAGTTGCCGACCTGCGGGACGCTCAGCTCCGTCAGGCGCTGCTTTTCCTCGTCGGCCAGCACCAGGAACGCCGCCCCCAGGTTGTCAGCGAGCTGGTCCGTCGTGCGCGCGCCGAGGATTACCGAGGTCACTCCGGGACGGTCCGCCAGCCAGGCCAGTGCCACCTGTGCCGGCGTGGCGGAGTGTGCGGCAGCCACCGTCCGCAGTTCGTCGACGATCCGCCAGGTCCGCTCGTTGTGGCTGCGCAGGTCCCACCCCTGGAACTGCCGCGTGGGGTTGTCGCCCACGCGCGTGTTTCCGGCGGGTACCGTCTCGCGGTGGTACTTGCCGGTGAGCCAGCCGCCGGCAAGCGGCGACCAGGGCAGCAACCCCAGCCCGGCGTCGAGCGCAGCTGGAACAATCTCGGATTCGATCTCCCGCTCAAGCAGGTTGTACTGCGGCTGGAGCGTGACCGGTAACGCCCATCCGTGTTCGCGGGCCACATAGACGGCCTTGGTCAGCTGCCAGCCGGTGAAGTTGGAAAGCCCGTAATAGCTGATCTTCCCCGCGGTGATGGCGTCATTGAGGAAGCCCAGGCTCTCCTCGAGCGGAGTGCAGGGATCCCAGGCATGCAGCTGGTACAGGTCCACGTGGTCCACGCCCAGCCGGGTCAGGGAGTCATCCAGCGCGCGGCGCAGGTGGCGCCGGGACGTGCCCAGGTCGTTGGCCCCGCCGCCCATCGGGAAGCGCCCCTTGGTGGCCAGGACGACGTCGGCCGCTTCCATTGGATGGGCGTGCAGCCAGCGGCCGATGATCTCTTCGGACGCACCGGTTGTGTAAACATCCGCGGTGTCCACGAAGTTCCCGCCGGCCCGGACGTAATCGTCGAGGATGGCGTGCGAGGCCCGCTCATCGGATTCGTTGCCGAAGGTCATGGTGCCCAGCGCATAGTTGCTGACCGAGGTTCCACTGTTGCCGAGCAGTCGCATTTCCATGGATAGTTCCTTCACGGTAGGGAAGCTGGTGAACCGGCTGCCAGCTTATCCGCCGAGGGGTCTGAAAGCTCCCGGTCCCAGAGGTCCCGGCCCGGAAGGTCCCGGTCCGAAAGCAGGGCGGCGAACAACAGCGAATCCCGCCGCTTCCCGCGCACCAGCCGGTGTTCCCGGAGTCGGCCTTCGAAGGCGAAGCCGTTCTTTTCCAACACCCGGACCGAACCCGCGTTCTCCGGATGGCAGGTGGCCTCCACCCGCACCAGCCCCATCGGACCGAAGGCATGGCCGAGCAGGAGCGCTGCGGCCTCGGTGGCTAGGCCCTGCCCCCACACATCATGCGCCAGCGTATATCCCAGTTCCCCGTTGCGGTCGGACGGGCTGGTGGTCCACACCGCCGCCGTCCCCACCAGGCGGTCCTGGAACAGCACGGCCAGCGTGAACCGGGTCCTCTCCAGGGCAGCAGGTTCAGCGGCAGCATCCGCGACGAAGGCCCGCGTATCGGACCAGGTATTGGGCCCCCACGTGGACCACTGCGTGACCACCGGATCGGAGGTAAACGCGTGCACGGCGTCGACGTCGTCGGCCCGGAAATCCCGCAGCGTCACCCGCGGTCCGTGAAGCAGGAGGCTGTCCCGTGCCATAGCTGCGTGCCCTTCTGAAGCGATTCGGTGGTGAATCTAGGGTAGACGCAAAAAAACCCCCGGTTGCCCGGGGGTTTCAGCGCGGAGACGGGGGGATTTGAACCCCCGGTGGGCTTTAGGCCCACACTTCATTAGCAGTGAAGCCCATTCGGCCGCTCTGGCACGTCTCCAACTTGCAACGCCGGCAACTTCCGCTGCCAGCCTGACAAGACTACCGGCAACTTGCCGATTAGGGCAAAACGCCTCAGCCCAGTCTTCCGGTGAGCGCTTCCCAGAGGAATTCGTAGGACATGGCGTGCATCCGGGCCGACTGCCGGTTGTCCGCCGCACCGGCGTGCCCGCCCTCCAACGCTTCGTGGAACCAGACCTTGTCCGCACCCATGGCCTTCATCCGGGCAGCCATTTTGCGGGCCTGCACCGGACCCACCCGGTCATCGCTGGTGGCCGTCCAGATCAGCGTGGGCGGATAGGAAACGTCTTCCTTGATCAGGTGGTAGGGGGAGAAAGTCTGAACGAACTCCCACTGCGCGGGATCGTCCGGGTCACCGTATTCGGCGATCCAGGAATAGCCGGCGGAAAGCTTGGTGTAGCGGCGCATGTCCAGCAGCGGCACCCCGCAGGACACAGCACCGAACAGGTGCGGATAGGTGGTGAGCATGTTGCCCACCAGCAGTCCGCCGTTGCTGCGTCCGGTGCAGCCCAGATGTTCCCGGGAGGTAACGCCGCGGGCCACGAGGTCCTCGGCCACGGCGGCGAAGTCCTCGTAGGCCCGGTGCCGGTTTTCCTGCAGGGCGGCACGGTGCCATTCGGGTCCGTATTCCCCGCCGCCGCGGATGTTGGCCAGCACATAGACTCCGTGCCGTTCGACGCCGTCGGCGTCCGTGGTGCGCCGCTCCAGCCAGCCGCGGCCCACCACGCCGCTGTACGTGGGGGTCAGGGAGGCTTCGAATCCGCCGTACCCGTTGAGCAGGGTGGGGTTGCCGCCGTCGAGCACCAGATCCTGCGGGCCCACCTGGAAGTAGGGAACCTTGGTGCCGTCCGCGGACACGGCGAAGTGCTGTTCGACCGTCAGTCCCGCGGCGTCGAACATGGTGGGTGAGGTCTTGACCGCTTCGGCCCGGCGGCCGTCCGGGGAACCGGGACCGGCGAGCGTGCCGCGGGACAGCGTGGAGGGCGTGAGGAAGCCGGTGCTGATCAGCCAGTAGTCGTTGCCGGCGTCCTCATCCTCGTCATCCACGGCGTACGCGTCCACCGAGTGCAGCGGCGGGCAGGCGTCCAGGATGTCCGCCCGCCAGCCGTCTTCGGGGGTGAGGACCAGGATTTCGGAGCTGACATCGCGCAGCAGGTTCAGCAGCAGCCGGTCCCGGGTCCAGCTCCAGGACTGCAGCGACGTGGACGCATCCGGGGTGAAGATGCGGTGGACGCTCCGGTTTCCGGCGGTGAATTCGTCCAGCGACGCGGCCAGCAGGGAACCGGCGGGGTGCGTGACGCCGTCGAGCTCCCAGTCGGTACGCGGCCGCAGCAGCAGCCACTGGCGGTGAACATCCACGTTCACGTCCAGCGGGACATCAAGCTGCACCCAGTCGCTGCCCTCCCGCAGGAAGGTACGCGTGTTGTAGAAGTCGATGATGTCCACGGCCAGGTCCCGTTCGAAGCCGGGCGTCTGGTCCCGCTGCACCACGGCCATCATGTGGTCTTCCGGAACCTCGAAGAAGGGTTCGGCGTCCAACAAGTCCTGCCCCCGGTGCAGGATGCGGCTGGTGCGCGGGTAGGAGGAGGTAGTCATGGAACCCGGGCCGAAGTCCGTCCCCACATACAGGCTGTCCTCACCGGCCCAGCTAATCCGGCTCTTGGCCGCGGGAATGTCGAAGCCGCCGGGCACGAAAGCGCGGTCGACGACGTCGAACTCCCGGTAGCGGGCCGCGTCACCGCCGTCGGGGGAGAGGGCCACCAATGCACGGCGGTAGGAAACGCCGTCCTGCGGGCGCAGGAACATAGACCCGCCCCACACCCATTCGATCCCCTCGGCCGCGCTGAGCTCATCCAGGTCCAGCAGCACCTCCCACTCGGTTTCCGTTGCCGTGTAGCTCTCCCACGTGGTGCGGCGCCACAGGCCCTTCGGGTGTTCTGCGTCGCGCCAGAAGTTGTAATAGTGCTCCCCGCGCTTGGCGACCATGGGGATCCGGTCCGTGGAATCCAGGACTTCGAGCAGCCGTTCCTCCGTCTGCTCGAATCCGGTGCGCGAGAGCAGGTTTTCGGTCACGGCGTTCTCGGAGCGGACCCAGTCCAGCTGCTTATCTCCGTAGATGTCCTCCAGCCAGAGGAACTCGTCGGTAGGGGCTGAATCGGCGGCGTCGAGGTTCGGGGATGTCATGCGCCCATCCTAGCTACCGAGGCTTTCCAGTCGTGCTCGACGGGGTGTGCCCGCCTGCCCGAACCCGCGCCGCTCCGGCTCCGGATACCCTAGATGGATGGATCACACGCAGAGTTTCCGGGTAGCTGTCATTGGCGCAGGACCCCGCGGCCTCTCCGTAGTGGACCGGCTTCTGACCAACCGGCGGGCCGGTGCGCAGCGCCAGCCCCTCCGGATTGAGCTGATTGACCCTTTTAACCCGGGTCCGGGCCACGTCTGGCGGACCAATCAGTCGCGGCTTTTCCTGATGAACACACCGGCGCTGTTCCCCACCGTGGTCCCGGCCGGGGATACGGTCCGCGACCTGCTGCCCTCGCCCGCCGGACTCTCCTTTAACCAGTGGCGCGAGCTGATGGGTGCCGGCACCCGTGCGGCGGATGGTCTCTCCGCCGGTGACCGCCAGGAGCTGGCCGCGCTTGGTCCCGCGGATTTCCCCAGCCGTCCGTTGTACGGGCGGTATCTGGAGTGGACCTACGACCAGTTGCGGAAAACCGCTGCCGACGACGGCGTGGAGCTCGTACACCGCCGCACCGAAGCCTTGGGCATCTCCCGCGAAGCGGACGGCCGGCTGATCGTCGAGCTGGAAGGACAGCAGGTCCTGGCAACGGACGCCGTGGTGCTGGCCCTGGGGCACCTGCCCGCACTGCTTTCCCCGGAACAGGCACGGCTGCAGGACGCCGCCCAACGCCACGGACTGACCTACCTTCCGCCTGCCGTGCCGGCGGACGTCGACTTCTCCCGCCTGCCCGCCGGGGAACCGGTACTGGTGCGCGGACTGGGTCTGAATTTCTTTGACGTGATGGCTGCCGCCACCGTCGGCCGCGGCGGGCGGTACGTCGCCACCGGGCAGCCCGCCGGCCGCGCCCTGCGCTACGAACCCTCGGGCCGGGAACCGCAGCTGATCGCTGCCTCACGCCGCGGCACCCCCTACCGGGCCAAGGCGAAGCTGGACTCCTACGTCCCCCGCGGAGTGCACCTCCGCTGGCTGACCCGCGAGAGGGCGCTCGCCTTCCGGGCCGACGGCCTGCTGCCCGGTTTTGACCACGATCTCTGGCCCCTGCTGCACCGTGACGCGGTCTGGGCGTATTACAGCACGCTCGCCCGGGTGGCCCCCGGCGAGCTGAACGGCACCGCCGCGCAATTCTCTGACCAGCTGGAAGCTGCCCTTAACCTTCCGGGCCCGGAGTGGGATGCCGCGAAGGAAGCGGTGCTGGACGCCTACGTCCCGTCCAACCGCCGCACCAATCTTGAAGCCCTGGCCCAGCCGCTGGGACGCCGCCCCTTCAAGGGTGCCGCCGACGCGGACAACGCCGTCCTGGCCTATCTGGAGGAGGACGCCGCCGGAAGCGCCGCCGGGGAAGACGACCCGTTGAAGATGGCAATCGGGGCCCTGAACGCCGGACGCAGCCTCTTGAAAGCAGTAGTGGCCGACGGCGGCCTGGCCGAACCTTCCTGGCTCACCGAGCTGCGGGGCTGGTTTGAGCCGCTGGTCGAGGGCCTGGCCAGCGGTCCGCCGCCGGAGCGGATCGAACAGCTGGCGGCCTTGGTCCGCGCCGGACTGGTGCACTTTGTCGGGCCGGATCCACGCTTTGACGTGGACGAGGCCCGGGGCATGTTCACGGCCTCATCCCCCTGGGTGGGCACTGAATACGCAGCTTCCACCCTGATGGAGGCCATGATGCCGCCCAACCGGGTGGACCGCAGCGTCTCACCGCTGCTGGCAGGACTGATCCGCGACGGCCTGGCCCGACCCAAGGTCATGATGTCCGCCGACGGTACCCCCGTGATGACTCCCGGGCTGGACGTTACCTTGCCGCCTTATCGGGCGGTGGGCGTCAGCGGCGAACCGGTGGAGAACCTGTTTGTGCTGGGGCTGCAGTTGTCCTCGGTCCAGTGGGGAACGGCGATTGCCGCCGAGGCCGGCGCTCCGGCAGCGGAAGGTTCACGGACGTTGCAGGACGCCGACGCGATAGCCGCTGCGGTGCTGTCCGCTGCCGCGTCCACCGCTGCGGTTCCGAATTCGCGGGCCACGGCCCCGGAACCGTCGGCCGGCCAGGACCAACCTGCTGTGCTGGGCTGAACCCGGCTTTCAAGCCTGCACGTCGCACAGTAACAGTGGCGGTGAGGGGCGCCGGAGCGGCGCGCCCAGCGCTCAGCGGCGGGTGAACCTGGCCCCTGCCAGAGTGTGCCGCGCCGATAAAATCGGCATCAGCGGGGCTGAACCACTCCATTTCGTGCTCCTATCCAGCACGGCAGCCGCCTCGCGAATCAACCCGAGAGGACACGTTGTGATGAAAGCTTGGCAGTACATGGGGGACCGCAAACCGATCCAGCTGAACGAAATCCCGGAGCCCGTTCCGGCACCCACGCAGGTCATCATTGACGTCAAGGCGGCGGGCCTGTGCCACTCCGACGTGATGTACATGGAGGTCGGAGAATCCGCCATGCCGTTCCTGCCGATGACGCAGGGGCATGAAAACGCCGGCGTGATCACCGCGCTGGGATCCGAGGTGACCGGCTTCCAGGTCGGGGACGTCGTCGGCGTATGCTCCTCCGGAGTCCAGCCGCCTACCGGCATGTTCACTCCCGGCGGCTTCGCGGACAAGCTCGCTGCGGACTACCGCGACCTGGCCCGCGTTCCCGAGGGCCTCGATATTTCCCTCGCTGCCCTCGCCACGGACGCCGGCATGACCTCCTATCACGCCATGATCAAAGTCGGGAAGGCAGCCAAGGGCATGAAGGTCGGCGTGATCGGCTTCGGCGGCCTGGGGCAGATCGGCGCCCGCGCCGCCGTCCTGGCCGGTGCCGAAGTGCACGTAGCCGAGATGAAGGAAGAAGCCTGGGCCAATGCCAAGGAGGCCGGCGTAGTTTCCTGCGTCAAGGACGCCGCGGAATGGGTCACCGACCCGCGGCGTGGCGGCGACTTCGACCTCATCGTTGACTACGCAGGGTTCGACACCACGCAGAAGGCCGTGAATGCGGTCCGGCGCGGCGGCAAGGTGGTCCAGGTTGGCCTCGGCAAGCCCACCTTCACGGTGGCGACCAACACCATCCTCGGCAAGTCCATTGAGGGTTCCCTCGGCGGCACCGTGGAAGACATCGAGGAAGTCTTCGACCTGATGCTCCGCGGCGAGATCACTCCGGGGTACGAGGAAATCAGCTTCGACCAGGTCGGTGACGGGCTTGAGCGGCTCAAGAACAACCAGGTGCTGGGGCGCTTGGTGGCCCGCTTCGGCGAATAGCTGTTAACGGCGAATAACCGTTAACGACGGCGGCTGCGCACCTTCCAAGGTGCGCAGCCGCCGTCGTTCTGTCCCTAGCCGTTGTAGGTCAGCGAAAGCATCATAGCTTTCAGTTGCTGGTAGATGTCGGTCTGCATCCAGGCCCGGGCTGCGGCGTCGTCCGCGAAGGCTCCGGGATCAATGAGGGCTTCGAACCTGATGTCGCCGTCAGACATGAAAACCGTGCCGTAGGCATTGCCGCCATCCATACCATCCGCGTCCGGCAAGCCGTCATCCTCAAGCTGGACATAGTAGCCGCGACTGGGAGATCCCGGTGCTGCGTAGGTCGGACGGGATTCAAACTGGAAATAGACAGGCTCGCCAACCTTGTTCGTGTAGCCGGGCAGTTCCTGTACGTCGTACATGATGTGCCCCGGGCTAATTACTGAGATGTTGTGGAGGTCGGCTCCACTTTCAAACTTGGCTACCGGGTTCCCGGTTGAGTCCAAAATGTTGAAGGCCGCCGGTGACAGACCGACGCTATGGGCAAGCATGGGCAGCGGTTCGGTCGGAACGGCCGACCATCCGGCCGGAAGGGTGAAGCTGTGCAGCCCGTTGGGGGTGGTGACGGTGACCGGTGCTGCCGGTTCAGGAACGGGCGTTTCCGTGGGCGCCGGCGTCGCTGACGGTGTTGCAGCAGGCGTTGTCGCTGACGCCGTCGCCGACGGTGTTGCCGAAGTGGACGGTGTGGCCGTCGGGCTCTTCGACGGTGCCGGCTCGGCGGCCGTCTCCGCGCCGCAGGCGGTCAGTAAGGCAGCGGACGCGAGAACCAAGGCGCATATGCGGGCCCGGCGTGAAAAAGAAGCGGTCAATCCAATCAATTCCCCCAGTAGTTCGGCGCGGAGTTTCCGGGCCGGTGAGAGGGAGACTAACAGTGCGCCAGACGCCCTGGGGTGTGTCGCGTTCAAGTGTAGCCAAGACGTAATACGACGGCGGCCCGCACCTATTGGTGCGGACCGCCGTCGTCGTTTACCTGCCGGTATCCGTTACCGGATTAGAACGGGTATTCCCGCGGAGCGTGCTGCACGCTGATGGTGTGGTCCGTGGTGAATTCGTCGATGGCCCACTCGCCGTTGAAGCGGCCGAGGCCGGAGTTCTTCTCGCCGCCGAAGGCAATGTGCGCCTCGTCCTGGACCGGGAAGTCATTGACGTGCGTCATGCCTGCCTTGATGCGGCGGGCGAACTTGACGCCCTCCTCCAGGTTGGCGGTGAAGACGGCGCTGGAGAGGCCGAGGTCGGTGTCATTGGCCAGGGCCAGTGCGTCCTCGGCGTCCTTGGCGCGCATGATCCCGGCGATGGGGCCGAAGATCTCCTCGCGGGCCAGTTCCATGTCCTTGGTAACGTCGGCGAAGACGGTCGGGGAAAGTACCTGGCCGTTGATTTCGCCTTCGAGCAGGAGGCGGGCGCCTTCGGACTTCGCGGTCTCGATCTTGGTCTTCAGGCCCTCGAGCTGCTTGGCGTTGATGATCGGGCCCACGACGTTCTTCGGGTCGGTCGGATCGCCGGCATTCAGCGTCTTCACGTGCGCCGTGAACTTCTCGACGAACTCGTCATAGACGGCGTCCTCGACGATGATCCGGTTCACGGCCATGCAGATCTGTCCCTGGTGCAGGAACTTGCCCATGGCTGCGGCGCGGACTGCCTGATCAACGTCGGCGTCGGCAAGAACCACGAACGGGCTGTTGCCGCCGAGCTCAAGTGCCGTGTACTTCAGCGTGGCGCCGGTGGCGGCCAGGGCACCGATGTTCTTGCCCACCGGTGTGGAACCGGTGAAGGAGATCATGCGCGGGGTCGGGTGCTCCACGAAGGCGTCGCCGATTTCCGAGCCGGCTCCGACGACGGCGTTCAGCACGCCCGCGGGCAGGCCTGCCTCTTCAAAGATCTTGGCGATGATGAGGGCGCCGGTGACCGGGGTGTCGCTGGCAGGCTTCAGGACGACGGCGTTGCCCAGGGCCAGTGCCGGAGCCACGGAGCGCTGGGAGAGGTGGAGCGGGAAGTTCCACGGGCTGATGACGCCGACCACGCCCAGCGGTGCGCGGTAGACGCGCAGTTCCTTGTTCGGGGTGTCCGAGTCCATGATCTTGCCGGACACACGGTGCGGGAAGGTGGCTGCCTCGCGGGTGATGGAGGCGGCGGAGGCAACTTCAATGTTGGCCTTCAGCATGGTGCTGCCGGATTCGGCGTTGAGCCAGGCAATGATCTCGTCCCGGCGTTCCTCGAAGATTTCTGCGGCGCGGGCGATGACTGCTCGGCGCTCATTCGGGGTTTTGGCTGCCCAATCCTTCTGGGCTTCCTCTGCTGCGGAGTACGCGTCATTCAGGTCTTCGCGGGAGGCCTGCTGCATGGTCATCAGCTGCGAACCGTCAAAGGGGTTGGTGTCCGTGAGGGTCTTCTCCGAACGGCCGTCGCGCCACTGCCCGCCAATGAACTGCTTGGCGGGGATCCAGTCGGTGAGGGCCGGGGAAGTCGATTCGAGCTGGGTTGTCATGATTTCTCCTAGATGAATCTTGACGGTGTATTGCTGGCTACAACCCGGGAGGGGCCGGATCAATTCCCGACGGGGATTCCCAAAGGTGCAGAGAGCGGTCACGGTCGAAGGGAGGAGACCTGCTGTCAAGGGCTCCAGATACTAAGTACCCTTTTTATTTCCTCCCGATCAGCCTAGCGTTGGGAGTACCAGTGGCCAAAAGGGGAATTCCCCGGCTGCTCTTACCGCAAAGGACACCTTCATGAGCACAAGTGCAAGTGCGGCAGGGGACCGCGGACGAAAGGCTGCCGGCCAGGGGTCCGGAGAGCGCCGAGACGGTGCGGCCCCGACTCCGGACGGCACGCGGGGCGACGCGATGGACAACTCCAGCCGCCGGCGGGTGGTTGAGCGTGAGAAAGCAACCTTCGGTGGAGTGAAGATCGGCTCGGCGTTTTTTGGCTGGCTGACCGCCATCGGAACCACGGTGCTGCTGAGTGCCCTGGCCACCGCCCTCGGCGCGGCCGTGCTGTTGAACGACGACAGCCCGGATGCCACAGCCATCACGATCACCGGGACCATCATCCTGCTCGTGATCCTCTTCGTGGCCTATTACTGCGGCGGGTACGTCGCGGGACGAATGGCCCGTTTTAACGGGATGAAGCAGGGCATTGCAGTCTGGGTCTGGGCAGTGGTCATCGCCATTGTGGCGGCCATCCTGGCCGCGATTGCGGGCGACCAGTTCAACATCCTGGTTGAACTCAACGGATTCCCCCAGATTCCGATGTTCGGTGACAACGCAACGGCGTCGACAATCATTGCCGCCATCGTGGCCGCAGCTGTGGCCCTGATCGGGGCCATCCTCGGCGGTCTGGGTGGTATGCGCTTCCACCGCCGGGTGGACAAGGCCGGGCTGGGGGACTGACCGGCCGGGCGAACCGGCCGGCGCCCGAAGGAAACCGGCGGAAAAGTCGTGGGGGGAAGCGGGGGACGTAGTTACCGAGGCAGCACCATGCGCCCGCGAGGCGCGGAACACAGGAGAACAACGTGATCACCAGTGAACAGATCGACACGATTATGAACCACGGAACCGTGGAAGGTCCGAACGGGGAAAAGATCGGCTCGGCAGGGGATATCTACCTGGATGACGAGTCGGGCCAGCCGGCATGGGTCACCACCAAGACCGGGCTCTTCGGCTCCAAGGAGAGCTTTGTGCCCCTGGCCGAAGCCTCGGTTGAGGGATCTGTTGTGCGGGTGCCGTACTCCAAAGAGATGGTGAAGGACGCTCCGCGGGTGGACAAGGACGGACACCTCAGCGACCAGGAGCAGGATGAGCTTTACAGCTACTACTCCATCGGCACGTCCGGTAGCTCCGGTACTTCCGGTACCTCGGGCCAGCGGAGCTCTGCAGGATCCGGCGTCGGGACCTCGAGCGGAAGCAGAACCTCGAGCGGAAGCGGGACCTCGAGCGGAAGCAGAACCTCGAGCGGCGGAACCTCCGGCCGGACGGAAAGCAGCCGGGGTTCAGACCACGGCCAGGTGGGGCATGACACTTCCGGCCCCACTACGGACGACGCGATGACCCGCTCCGAGGAGCAGCTCCACGTTGGGAAGCAGAGCCGGGAGTCAGGCAGGGCCCGCCTGCGTAAGTACGTCACCACTGAGAACGTCACCAAGACGGTTCCGGTCAGCCACGAGGAAGCCCGGATTGAGCGTGAGCCCATCACGGACGCCAACCGTGGCTCCGCCATGGACGGACCAACGATCAGCGAGGAGGAACACGAAGTGACCCTCCACGCCGAGGAGCCCGTGGTGGAAAAGGAGGCAGTCCCGGTCGAGCGTGTCCGGCTGGACACTGAAACCGTGACAGAAGAGGCCACCGTCACCGAAGAGGTCAGCAAGGAACAGATTGACATGGAGGGTGAAGGCGGGAGCGGCCGCGGAGGCAAAAGCAGCCGCTGATCCGAACCAGTCTCACACCAGC is a window of Arthrobacter sp. zg-Y1171 DNA encoding:
- a CDS encoding prolyl oligopeptidase family protein yields the protein MTSPNLDAADSAPTDEFLWLEDIYGDKQLDWVRSENAVTENLLSRTGFEQTEERLLEVLDSTDRIPMVAKRGEHYYNFWRDAEHPKGLWRRTTWESYTATETEWEVLLDLDELSAAEGIEWVWGGSMFLRPQDGVSYRRALVALSPDGGDAARYREFDVVDRAFVPGGFDIPAAKSRISWAGEDSLYVGTDFGPGSMTTSSYPRTSRILHRGQDLLDAEPFFEVPEDHMMAVVQRDQTPGFERDLAVDIIDFYNTRTFLREGSDWVQLDVPLDVNVDVHRQWLLLRPRTDWELDGVTHPAGSLLAASLDEFTAGNRSVHRIFTPDASTSLQSWSWTRDRLLLNLLRDVSSEILVLTPEDGWRADILDACPPLHSVDAYAVDDEDEDAGNDYWLISTGFLTPSTLSRGTLAGPGSPDGRRAEAVKTSPTMFDAAGLTVEQHFAVSADGTKVPYFQVGPQDLVLDGGNPTLLNGYGGFEASLTPTYSGVVGRGWLERRTTDADGVERHGVYVLANIRGGGEYGPEWHRAALQENRHRAYEDFAAVAEDLVARGVTSREHLGCTGRSNGGLLVGNMLTTYPHLFGAVSCGVPLLDMRRYTKLSAGYSWIAEYGDPDDPAQWEFVQTFSPYHLIKEDVSYPPTLIWTATSDDRVGPVQARKMAARMKAMGADKVWFHEALEGGHAGAADNRQSARMHAMSYEFLWEALTGRLG
- a CDS encoding FAD/NAD(P)-binding domain-containing protein, with translation MDHTQSFRVAVIGAGPRGLSVVDRLLTNRRAGAQRQPLRIELIDPFNPGPGHVWRTNQSRLFLMNTPALFPTVVPAGDTVRDLLPSPAGLSFNQWRELMGAGTRAADGLSAGDRQELAALGPADFPSRPLYGRYLEWTYDQLRKTAADDGVELVHRRTEALGISREADGRLIVELEGQQVLATDAVVLALGHLPALLSPEQARLQDAAQRHGLTYLPPAVPADVDFSRLPAGEPVLVRGLGLNFFDVMAAATVGRGGRYVATGQPAGRALRYEPSGREPQLIAASRRGTPYRAKAKLDSYVPRGVHLRWLTRERALAFRADGLLPGFDHDLWPLLHRDAVWAYYSTLARVAPGELNGTAAQFSDQLEAALNLPGPEWDAAKEAVLDAYVPSNRRTNLEALAQPLGRRPFKGAADADNAVLAYLEEDAAGSAAGEDDPLKMAIGALNAGRSLLKAVVADGGLAEPSWLTELRGWFEPLVEGLASGPPPERIEQLAALVRAGLVHFVGPDPRFDVDEARGMFTASSPWVGTEYAASTLMEAMMPPNRVDRSVSPLLAGLIRDGLARPKVMMSADGTPVMTPGLDVTLPPYRAVGVSGEPVENLFVLGLQLSSVQWGTAIAAEAGAPAAEGSRTLQDADAIAAAVLSAAASTAAVPNSRATAPEPSAGQDQPAVLG
- a CDS encoding aldo/keto reductase codes for the protein MEMRLLGNSGTSVSNYALGTMTFGNESDERASHAILDDYVRAGGNFVDTADVYTTGASEEIIGRWLHAHPMEAADVVLATKGRFPMGGGANDLGTSRRHLRRALDDSLTRLGVDHVDLYQLHAWDPCTPLEESLGFLNDAITAGKISYYGLSNFTGWQLTKAVYVAREHGWALPVTLQPQYNLLEREIESEIVPAALDAGLGLLPWSPLAGGWLTGKYHRETVPAGNTRVGDNPTRQFQGWDLRSHNERTWRIVDELRTVAAAHSATPAQVALAWLADRPGVTSVILGARTTDQLADNLGAAFLVLADEEKQRLTELSVPQVGNYPYGPDGRNQRERLLEGGRAGR
- a CDS encoding aldehyde dehydrogenase family protein — protein: MTTQLESTSPALTDWIPAKQFIGGQWRDGRSEKTLTDTNPFDGSQLMTMQQASREDLNDAYSAAEEAQKDWAAKTPNERRAVIARAAEIFEERRDEIIAWLNAESGSTMLKANIEVASAASITREAATFPHRVSGKIMDSDTPNKELRVYRAPLGVVGVISPWNFPLHLSQRSVAPALALGNAVVLKPASDTPVTGALIIAKIFEEAGLPAGVLNAVVGAGSEIGDAFVEHPTPRMISFTGSTPVGKNIGALAATGATLKYTALELGGNSPFVVLADADVDQAVRAAAMGKFLHQGQICMAVNRIIVEDAVYDEFVEKFTAHVKTLNAGDPTDPKNVVGPIINAKQLEGLKTKIETAKSEGARLLLEGEINGQVLSPTVFADVTKDMELAREEIFGPIAGIMRAKDAEDALALANDTDLGLSSAVFTANLEEGVKFARRIKAGMTHVNDFPVQDEAHIAFGGEKNSGLGRFNGEWAIDEFTTDHTISVQHAPREYPF
- a CDS encoding zinc-binding dehydrogenase, whose translation is MKAWQYMGDRKPIQLNEIPEPVPAPTQVIIDVKAAGLCHSDVMYMEVGESAMPFLPMTQGHENAGVITALGSEVTGFQVGDVVGVCSSGVQPPTGMFTPGGFADKLAADYRDLARVPEGLDISLAALATDAGMTSYHAMIKVGKAAKGMKVGVIGFGGLGQIGARAAVLAGAEVHVAEMKEEAWANAKEAGVVSCVKDAAEWVTDPRRGGDFDLIVDYAGFDTTQKAVNAVRRGGKVVQVGLGKPTFTVATNTILGKSIEGSLGGTVEDIEEVFDLMLRGEITPGYEEISFDQVGDGLERLKNNQVLGRLVARFGE
- a CDS encoding DUF2382 domain-containing protein gives rise to the protein MITSEQIDTIMNHGTVEGPNGEKIGSAGDIYLDDESGQPAWVTTKTGLFGSKESFVPLAEASVEGSVVRVPYSKEMVKDAPRVDKDGHLSDQEQDELYSYYSIGTSGSSGTSGTSGQRSSAGSGVGTSSGSRTSSGSGTSSGSRTSSGGTSGRTESSRGSDHGQVGHDTSGPTTDDAMTRSEEQLHVGKQSRESGRARLRKYVTTENVTKTVPVSHEEARIEREPITDANRGSAMDGPTISEEEHEVTLHAEEPVVEKEAVPVERVRLDTETVTEEATVTEEVSKEQIDMEGEGGSGRGGKSSR
- a CDS encoding GNAT family N-acetyltransferase encodes the protein MARDSLLLHGPRVTLRDFRADDVDAVHAFTSDPVVTQWSTWGPNTWSDTRAFVADAAAEPAALERTRFTLAVLFQDRLVGTAAVWTTSPSDRNGELGYTLAHDVWGQGLATEAAALLLGHAFGPMGLVRVEATCHPENAGSVRVLEKNGFAFEGRLREHRLVRGKRRDSLLFAALLSDRDLPGRDLWDRELSDPSADKLAAGSPASLP